The genomic stretch CCGGTATGCGGGCACTGTCGACCTGGCCGCCGGCAATTACCTGGTACAGGTCAAGCTGACCCGAGGAGACTTGAGCGCCACCCGCGGCTGGGTGGCCCACCTCTACCCCGGCCTGGAAACCCTGGCTGCAGGTGACTTTGGCGAGCTAGACCTGAAGCCCGCCCTGATGGGTACGGTGAGCCTGGACGGTTCGGCGGTTTATGGCGAAACCCTGACGGCGACCCCTGATCTGAAGGGGACCGGCGACCCGATCTACGTCTGGAAACGGCGCGACAGTACGGCGGGCACGGAAGCGGCGATTACCGAGGCGAGCGGCAGCACCTATACCCTGACCGTCGCCGATGTGGGCAAGCTTATCGCCGTGGAAGTGAGCCGCACCGGCTACGACGGCAGCAAACGGGACATCATAGGCCCGGTGGCGCCCGCATCAATCATCGACGCTTCGGTGACCGGCCTTGTGGCCCCCGCCACGGGGCAGCCCCCGGTGGCAACCACCGACCTGCGCGCCGACGGCGACACCCGCTACATGGTGACGGACCTCGTCTGGGAGCAGACCTACAGCCCCAGCACCAGCACCGTTACCTGGGACGGCGTCACCTTCAAGCCCCAGGCCACCTACCGGGCGACCATCACCTTGCAAGCCTATCCCGGCTACAAGTTCACCGACGGCATCACCCCCACGGTGGACGGGACGACCCTCGAGGCCGTGAACCCGAGCGGCGACACCGCCGAAAACACCCTCACCTTCACCGTCAGCTTCCCGGCAACCACCGGCGGCAAAGCGGAAGTCACCCCTTCCACGGACTGGGTCATCCCGAAGCCCACCCTCGTCATCACCAAAAGCTGCAACATCGACTTGATAGGCCCCGACGAGACCCTCACCCTCAGCCTGGACGAGAGCGACTACAGCGACTACCGCAACTTCCGGTGGACGGTGAACGGGAGCCCCGTGACCGCAGACGACACCCCCACCACCGGGGCCGCCTACACCTTCGGGGGCGCAGGCCGGAGCCCGGGGACCTACACCGTGGGTGTGAAGGCCCAAACAACAGACGGCCCTTGGTACGAGGATTGGGTCACGG from Treponema primitia ZAS-1 encodes the following:
- a CDS encoding GLUG motif-containing protein, giving the protein RYAGTVDLAAGNYLVQVKLTRGDLSATRGWVAHLYPGLETLAAGDFGELDLKPALMGTVSLDGSAVYGETLTATPDLKGTGDPIYVWKRRDSTAGTEAAITEASGSTYTLTVADVGKLIAVEVSRTGYDGSKRDIIGPVAPASIIDASVTGLVAPATGQPPVATTDLRADGDTRYMVTDLVWEQTYSPSTSTVTWDGVTFKPQATYRATITLQAYPGYKFTDGITPTVDGTTLEAVNPSGDTAENTLTFTVSFPATTGGKAEVTPSTDWVIPKPTLVITKSCNIDLIGPDETLTLSLDESDYSDYRNFRWTVNGSPVTADDTPTTGAAYTFGGAGRSPGTYTVGVKAQTTDGPWYEDWVTVTVANLAIEGYYTGSISGVVEDGLLKSITTDGDEILIGRKEEELVTLNLDEDGKLQFRAVEDGFIPIGSYAEFQLINTAGNLSKKYKQEADLDLLGIPPAGVGSNWSGQKWTAIGSNSNGDDRFFGLFDGDGKAINNLFIDNTSNFQGLFGYVGRDGKVKNVHIASGSVNGAKDVGGVVGCSDWGEITDCSNSSSVNGANRVGGVVGDNLYGTITTCSNTGDVTGTDKLSNVGGIVGGFTGGSITDCSNSGSIKGAERVGGVAGSSNSVENKITGCSNSGSVSGASNVGGMVGVQRRSHYHRLLQQRPRYRHRHRHQ